One genomic region from Natrinema caseinilyticum encodes:
- a CDS encoding amphi-Trp domain-containing protein, with protein MAALGQKRSGYPGGSIGHTSRRDRASLGVRRADRCCSTIDGRPATVRPVVIEDPPPSLEQSREFGVSFRAQGQELQTRGPRGFAMGKTPDDRDGGKRSGADRFALECAYDRDEFAAVLREFATAFEDGRPVRLESDGRTASVTLPERVTAAVATARDPTATPSIAELALELEWDDVEGSSVRIADRGATDETAETDGTTVVGVTADTAERSDAGETDPRSEAERTSRFEVYEDSAGEWRWRLVHWNGNIVADSGEGYVSRSNAERAARSVIRSASTATIERRD; from the coding sequence ATGGCGGCGCTGGGGCAAAAACGCTCCGGCTACCCCGGCGGTTCGATCGGCCACACTTCGAGACGGGACCGGGCATCCCTCGGCGTCCGGCGGGCCGATCGCTGCTGTTCGACGATCGACGGCCGACCGGCGACCGTCCGTCCCGTGGTAATCGAGGACCCGCCGCCCTCGCTCGAGCAGTCGCGCGAATTCGGCGTCAGTTTCCGGGCACAGGGCCAGGAACTACAAACCCGCGGCCCGCGTGGGTTCGCCATGGGCAAGACACCGGACGACAGGGACGGAGGGAAACGATCGGGCGCGGATCGGTTCGCCCTCGAGTGCGCGTACGACCGCGACGAATTCGCCGCCGTCCTCCGCGAGTTCGCGACCGCATTCGAGGACGGACGACCCGTTCGCCTGGAGAGCGACGGCCGGACGGCAAGCGTTACACTCCCGGAGCGAGTCACCGCCGCGGTCGCCACAGCGCGGGACCCGACTGCAACGCCGTCGATCGCCGAACTGGCACTCGAACTGGAGTGGGACGACGTCGAGGGCTCGAGCGTCCGGATCGCCGACCGAGGTGCGACCGACGAGACGGCGGAAACCGACGGGACGACCGTCGTCGGCGTGACGGCCGATACGGCGGAACGATCCGACGCCGGAGAGACGGACCCGAGAAGCGAAGCCGAGCGGACCAGCCGTTTCGAAGTCTACGAGGACAGCGCGGGAGAGTGGCGCTGGCGGCTCGTCCACTGGAACGGGAACATCGTCGCCGACAGCGGCGAAGGATACGTATCACGCTCGAACGCCGAGCGGGCCGCACGGAGCGTGATCCGAAGCGCGTCGACGGCGACGATAGAGCGACGCGACTGA
- a CDS encoding DUF547 domain-containing protein — protein MSTQLDPLSLSADLLYTVKTEGDADPLREHLAALDRSQLKRAIDSREGKLAFWLNCYNAYAQLILEDEEAELHEGGLLDRWKFFVRDRVPISGVWLSLNDIEHGLLRSSKHPWGFGYLPRLFPSSFERQFRLEACDPRVHFALSHGAEHCPPIAVYSPRDVDEELDIAIEWFLEENVTYDAEENVATVPRRFRQYRGDFGGTRGIVAFLREYNAVPTDTTPSLEYERVDRSADLDVDMDGDDIRP, from the coding sequence ATGTCGACTCAGCTCGATCCCCTTTCGCTCTCGGCCGATCTCCTCTATACTGTCAAGACCGAGGGTGACGCCGATCCGCTACGGGAGCATCTCGCCGCCCTCGATCGGTCACAGCTAAAGCGGGCGATCGACAGTCGCGAAGGAAAACTCGCGTTCTGGCTCAACTGTTACAATGCGTACGCCCAGCTCATTCTGGAAGACGAGGAGGCCGAACTGCACGAAGGCGGACTGCTCGACCGCTGGAAGTTCTTCGTCCGCGATCGGGTCCCTATCAGCGGGGTCTGGCTGAGTCTCAACGACATCGAACACGGGCTGCTCCGAAGTTCGAAACACCCCTGGGGGTTCGGCTACCTCCCGCGGCTGTTCCCCTCCTCGTTCGAACGGCAGTTCCGACTCGAAGCGTGTGATCCCAGGGTTCACTTCGCGCTGAGTCACGGCGCCGAACACTGCCCGCCGATCGCGGTCTACTCGCCGCGCGACGTCGACGAAGAACTCGACATCGCTATCGAGTGGTTTCTGGAGGAGAACGTCACCTACGACGCCGAGGAAAACGTCGCGACGGTTCCGCGGCGCTTCCGGCAGTACCGTGGCGACTTCGGCGGCACCCGCGGCATCGTCGCGTTCCTTCGGGAGTACAACGCCGTTCCGACCGACACGACGCCCTCGCTCGAGTACGAGCGGGTCGACCGGTCCGCGGATCTCGACGTCGACATGGACGGCGACGATATTCGGCCGTAG
- a CDS encoding winged helix-turn-helix transcriptional regulator — MTETRQKIRAHVGSNAGVHFNEIVRQSDFAPGQVQYHVRRLLEEDRLVREEFYGRTHYYPPEYDEWERAALALFRRETAREIVVYLIEHEQAAPVDVADALGIARSTLEYHVDRLVDHDIVEKRYRERNRVVLELATPEATGRLLTTVTPTVPDRLVDRFSRLVDELLAGTPDSA; from the coding sequence ATGACTGAAACGCGCCAGAAGATCCGAGCGCACGTCGGTTCGAACGCCGGCGTCCACTTCAACGAAATCGTCAGGCAATCCGACTTCGCACCGGGGCAGGTTCAGTACCACGTCCGGCGGTTACTCGAGGAGGATCGGCTCGTCCGCGAGGAGTTCTACGGCCGGACCCACTACTACCCGCCGGAGTACGACGAGTGGGAGCGTGCCGCACTGGCGCTGTTCCGCCGGGAAACCGCCCGCGAGATCGTCGTCTATCTGATCGAACACGAGCAGGCCGCACCCGTCGACGTCGCGGACGCGCTCGGGATCGCTCGCAGCACGCTCGAGTACCACGTCGACCGGCTGGTCGACCACGATATCGTCGAGAAGCGCTACCGCGAGCGAAACCGGGTCGTCCTCGAACTCGCCACCCCCGAAGCGACGGGCAGACTCCTGACGACGGTGACGCCGACCGTTCCCGACCGACTCGTCGATCGCTTTTCCCGACTCGTCGACGAGTTGCTCGCGGGCACGCCCGACTCCGCATGA
- a CDS encoding HNH endonuclease encodes MTSRDWRADRAFVFDRDAFTCRHCGTVDDDEPTSLRSYPVGDVPLEGDVHESALVTVCRDCFTELESSPSTETIGSGDLFDLVRDTTRVQGRTISDVADFASVATSLPDSLESAVDDETDVDLDASVAKYRRARRDVLLALDVVDARLERLTASETAVDSDVRASIAAFSETATRLQRSLREVVASSETVATGLDRCHGCFASLERTEDETCPNCGLVVHQTVDWEHDDGTVAFDRLFATINETLQGASQTTETLTDRTTTLAEQLVES; translated from the coding sequence GTGACTTCACGCGACTGGCGTGCCGACCGGGCGTTCGTCTTCGATCGCGACGCGTTCACCTGCCGACACTGCGGTACCGTCGACGACGACGAGCCGACGAGCCTCCGGTCCTATCCGGTCGGCGACGTCCCTCTCGAGGGTGACGTCCACGAGAGCGCACTCGTGACGGTCTGTCGCGATTGTTTTACCGAACTCGAATCTTCCCCCTCGACCGAAACGATCGGTTCCGGCGACCTGTTCGACCTCGTCCGCGACACCACGCGCGTCCAGGGCAGAACGATCTCCGACGTCGCCGACTTCGCATCGGTCGCGACGTCGCTTCCCGACTCGCTCGAGTCCGCCGTCGACGACGAGACGGACGTCGACCTCGACGCCTCGGTCGCGAAATACCGCCGCGCCCGTCGGGACGTCCTGCTCGCACTCGACGTCGTCGACGCCCGCCTCGAGCGCCTCACCGCCTCCGAGACGGCCGTGGATTCGGACGTTCGGGCCTCGATCGCTGCGTTTTCCGAAACCGCGACGCGGCTGCAGCGATCGCTCCGCGAGGTCGTCGCGTCGAGCGAAACCGTCGCGACCGGGCTCGACCGCTGTCACGGTTGTTTCGCCTCCCTCGAGCGCACCGAGGACGAGACGTGCCCGAACTGCGGACTCGTCGTCCACCAGACGGTCGACTGGGAACACGACGACGGTACCGTCGCATTCGACCGTCTCTTCGCGACGATCAACGAGACCCTTCAGGGCGCGTCCCAGACGACCGAGACGTTGACCGACCGGACGACGACGCTGGCCGAGCAACTGGTCGAATCATAA
- a CDS encoding MFS transporter, whose protein sequence is MAFRRVRDAVASVSRQTALVVGLISGSQFANHAFLVLLPPILPLLSSDLDVSIAMLGVALGAQALVNTAFQLPFGYLGDHYDRTIALGLSSVLGAVGAIVTALATSFPELLVGQVVLGIGVAGHHPAHYPLLSDATTEDTRGRAFAVYNFGGSLGFATPPVFITAVISVPGLTWRHAIGVLGLVGLAYAVVITAVFAWRVDDEISAPNVEPSAAEDPLTDRIRSELRTLVSEPGILAVALLALFASTANWGVTSYAVVFLTDVYGLSLGLANLTLTGLFVVGAGAILVGGYLTDRFGGGRVLVVSFLGFSALVSLIAARLVSAPVAVGLFLVLGAVRSVAGPARDELTERLAARGAVAKSFAIVTIGIMLGSAIAPPAFGYIIQWIGVEAAFVAVAGVGLASTVITLFVVAEFADARGGTSAPGD, encoded by the coding sequence ATGGCGTTTCGTCGAGTTCGCGACGCGGTCGCGTCCGTCTCGAGGCAGACGGCGCTGGTCGTCGGGCTGATCAGCGGATCGCAGTTCGCGAACCACGCGTTTCTCGTCCTCCTTCCACCTATCCTCCCGCTTCTCTCTTCGGACCTCGACGTCTCCATCGCGATGTTGGGGGTGGCTCTCGGCGCACAGGCGCTGGTCAACACCGCGTTCCAACTTCCGTTCGGATACCTGGGTGACCACTACGATCGGACGATCGCACTCGGTCTCTCCTCAGTGTTGGGCGCGGTCGGCGCCATCGTCACGGCGCTCGCGACGAGTTTTCCCGAACTCCTCGTCGGTCAGGTCGTCCTCGGTATCGGCGTCGCCGGTCATCACCCCGCCCACTATCCGCTGTTGTCCGACGCGACGACGGAGGACACGCGCGGTCGCGCGTTCGCCGTATACAATTTCGGCGGCAGCCTCGGGTTCGCGACGCCGCCGGTCTTCATCACGGCAGTCATTTCGGTGCCGGGATTGACGTGGCGTCACGCCATCGGCGTGCTGGGCCTGGTCGGCCTGGCGTACGCGGTAGTCATCACGGCCGTCTTCGCCTGGCGCGTCGACGACGAAATCTCCGCGCCGAACGTCGAACCGTCCGCGGCCGAGGACCCACTGACCGATCGTATCCGTTCAGAACTTCGGACGCTCGTCTCCGAACCGGGTATCCTCGCAGTGGCGCTCCTCGCCCTGTTCGCGTCGACCGCCAACTGGGGGGTAACCTCGTACGCCGTCGTGTTCCTGACGGACGTCTACGGCCTGTCGCTGGGGCTCGCGAACCTGACGTTGACGGGACTGTTCGTCGTAGGAGCGGGCGCAATCCTCGTCGGCGGGTACCTCACGGACCGGTTCGGCGGCGGCCGGGTCCTCGTCGTCAGCTTCCTCGGCTTTTCGGCGCTGGTCAGTCTCATCGCAGCACGCCTCGTCTCCGCACCCGTCGCAGTCGGGTTGTTCCTCGTGCTGGGCGCCGTGCGAAGCGTGGCCGGTCCCGCTCGAGACGAACTGACCGAACGGCTCGCCGCCCGAGGGGCGGTCGCGAAGAGCTTCGCCATCGTTACCATCGGCATCATGCTGGGGAGCGCGATCGCGCCACCGGCATTCGGCTACATCATCCAGTGGATCGGCGTCGAGGCGGCGTTCGTCGCCGTGGCCGGCGTCGGCCTCGCGTCGACCGTCATCACGCTGTTCGTCGTCGCCGAATTCGCCGACGCTCGAGGGGGAACGTCGGCGCCCGGGGACTGA
- a CDS encoding cupin domain-containing protein yields the protein MKVAKEDIPTRIDSPDAVAQHQPDFGDATGYGDMAAEHFTVAKGTDLAALLEGLENDLCQSPHWGYVVRGALTVTYADGNEEADEGGDMFYWPPGHTVRADEDTDFVLFSPQHEHGEVLDHIRRKMEASS from the coding sequence ATGAAAGTAGCGAAAGAAGACATTCCGACCAGGATCGACAGCCCGGACGCCGTCGCTCAGCACCAACCCGACTTCGGCGACGCGACCGGGTACGGAGACATGGCTGCGGAACATTTCACGGTCGCGAAGGGGACCGACCTCGCTGCGCTTCTCGAGGGACTGGAAAACGACCTCTGCCAGTCGCCCCACTGGGGATACGTGGTACGCGGTGCGCTGACCGTCACCTACGCCGACGGCAACGAAGAAGCCGACGAGGGCGGCGATATGTTCTACTGGCCGCCCGGACACACGGTCCGGGCCGACGAGGACACGGACTTCGTTCTCTTCAGCCCGCAACACGAACACGGCGAAGTCCTCGACCACATTCGGCGCAAAATGGAGGCGAGTTCCTAA
- a CDS encoding AI-2E family transporter, whose translation MNLSKGFLLVLVGIFAYLSLLLVLPFGQYVLGAILVAYVLYPVQERLERRVAPSIAALALVLLAIAGVVVPVIVIVAAVASDARRLIENADTDALQTAELERFIETRTGVSVDLTATLAESAQGVGGILLEQSTAWFSALTHTVVGLGVAIFLLYYLLKDGSALLSWIRDLTPLPDEAQNDFYRELDAVMWAVLAGHVLIAIIQGTIAGLGLVATGVPNAAFWTVVMIVLSLIPLVGSFLVWGPAVIFLVTTGEPFLAVALFAYSTVVVGLSDDYLRPILVDRYADLNPAVIILGVLGGVYAFGIMGLFYGPVVLGALIATLNVINDHYNELENVPGMQ comes from the coding sequence GTGAACCTCAGCAAGGGATTTCTCCTCGTCCTCGTCGGGATCTTCGCGTATCTCTCGCTGCTGCTCGTCCTCCCGTTCGGTCAGTACGTCCTCGGTGCCATCCTCGTCGCGTACGTCCTCTATCCGGTCCAGGAGCGCCTCGAGCGGCGGGTTGCGCCTTCGATCGCCGCGCTCGCGCTCGTCTTGCTCGCGATCGCCGGCGTCGTCGTCCCGGTGATCGTCATCGTCGCGGCGGTCGCCAGTGACGCCCGACGACTCATCGAGAACGCCGACACGGACGCGCTCCAGACCGCCGAACTGGAACGGTTCATCGAGACGCGAACGGGTGTGAGCGTCGACCTGACGGCCACGCTCGCCGAGTCAGCACAGGGGGTCGGCGGGATTCTCCTCGAACAGTCGACCGCCTGGTTCAGCGCGCTTACCCACACCGTGGTCGGACTCGGGGTTGCGATCTTCCTGCTCTACTACCTGCTCAAAGACGGGAGCGCACTGCTTTCCTGGATTCGAGATCTGACGCCGCTGCCGGACGAGGCCCAGAACGATTTCTACCGGGAACTGGACGCGGTCATGTGGGCCGTCCTCGCAGGTCACGTCCTGATCGCGATTATTCAGGGGACCATTGCCGGTCTGGGGTTGGTCGCGACCGGCGTGCCGAACGCCGCGTTCTGGACGGTCGTTATGATCGTCCTCTCGTTGATCCCGCTGGTCGGCTCGTTCCTGGTCTGGGGACCGGCCGTTATCTTCCTCGTTACGACGGGCGAGCCGTTTCTCGCCGTGGCGCTGTTCGCCTACAGCACGGTCGTCGTCGGCCTCTCGGACGACTACCTGCGACCGATCCTCGTCGATCGCTACGCCGACCTCAACCCCGCCGTCATCATCCTCGGCGTCCTCGGCGGCGTCTACGCGTTCGGCATCATGGGACTGTTCTACGGCCCCGTCGTCCTCGGCGCGCTGATCGCGACGCTGAACGTGATTAACGATCACTACAACGAACTCGAGAACGTTCCGGGCATGCAGTGA
- the carA gene encoding glutamine-hydrolyzing carbamoyl-phosphate synthase small subunit → MTEAYVALEGGHVLEGRGRASGTARGELVFTTAYTGYEESLTDPSYEEQILTFSYPLIGNYGVREERFEDDRVHPRAVLAKELTEDVAEWLEGEGVPAVDHLDTREVVTDIRDGGAMKCGIAVGEDVTEEDALAELEQCEAMSDHTDIGAQVSVDEPTVHGEDNDGETVALIDCGAKGSIVDSLLEREATVHVLPYDASVADVEALDPDVLFISNGPGDPVNFEEAIDLVEAFVEDTPVAGICLGQQIVAEALGGSTEKMTFGHRGVNQPVLDLESKQVVMTTQNHGYTVADPGDHLEVTQINVNDDTPEGIDGIEYDVITRQYHPEANPGPEDTLDFFDDVLAMASGRENARAVPADD, encoded by the coding sequence ATGACGGAAGCCTACGTCGCACTGGAAGGCGGCCACGTACTCGAGGGTCGTGGTCGTGCGTCTGGAACGGCTCGTGGGGAACTCGTTTTCACAACAGCGTATACGGGCTACGAGGAAAGTCTCACGGATCCCTCCTACGAGGAGCAGATCCTGACCTTTTCGTACCCGCTGATCGGTAACTACGGCGTCCGCGAGGAGCGATTCGAGGACGACCGCGTCCATCCGCGCGCCGTCCTCGCGAAGGAACTCACCGAGGACGTCGCCGAGTGGCTCGAGGGTGAGGGCGTTCCGGCCGTCGACCACCTCGACACTCGCGAGGTCGTCACTGACATCCGCGACGGCGGTGCGATGAAGTGCGGAATCGCCGTCGGCGAGGACGTCACGGAGGAGGACGCGCTGGCAGAACTCGAACAGTGCGAGGCGATGAGCGATCACACCGACATCGGCGCGCAGGTCAGCGTCGACGAACCGACCGTCCACGGGGAAGACAACGACGGCGAGACGGTGGCCCTGATCGACTGCGGCGCGAAGGGCTCGATCGTCGACTCGCTGCTCGAGCGCGAGGCGACCGTTCACGTCCTGCCGTACGACGCGTCCGTCGCGGACGTCGAGGCCCTCGACCCGGACGTGCTGTTCATCTCGAACGGCCCCGGCGACCCGGTCAACTTCGAGGAAGCGATCGACCTCGTCGAGGCGTTCGTCGAGGACACGCCCGTCGCCGGCATCTGTCTCGGCCAGCAGATCGTCGCCGAGGCGCTCGGCGGCTCCACCGAGAAGATGACGTTCGGCCACCGCGGCGTCAACCAGCCCGTCCTCGATCTCGAGTCCAAGCAGGTCGTCATGACCACTCAAAACCACGGCTACACCGTCGCCGACCCCGGTGACCACCTCGAGGTCACCCAGATCAACGTCAACGACGACACGCCCGAAGGGATCGACGGCATCGAATACGACGTTATCACCCGCCAGTATCACCCCGAAGCGAACCCCGGCCCCGAAGACACCCTCGACTTCTTCGACGACGTTCTCGCCATGGCTTCCGGCCGAGAAAACGCTCGAGCGGTCCCCGCCGACGACTGA
- a CDS encoding Lrp/AsnC family transcriptional regulator has translation MDDLDRQILDVLRRDARTPYTEIASVVGTSEGTVRNRVERMMDDDVIERFTISTRTGNVQAMLEIGVAVDVDTKAVSERMAEWEEVDFVWMVSGEQDIVLVVDAADTRGVNDLITKARDQDEVVSTKTRLILDEELG, from the coding sequence ATGGACGACCTGGACCGACAGATCCTCGATGTCCTCCGGCGGGACGCCCGGACGCCGTACACCGAGATCGCAAGCGTGGTCGGGACGAGCGAAGGGACCGTTCGCAACCGCGTCGAGCGCATGATGGACGACGACGTCATCGAACGCTTTACCATATCGACCCGGACGGGCAACGTCCAGGCGATGCTCGAGATCGGCGTCGCGGTCGACGTCGACACCAAGGCGGTCTCGGAGCGGATGGCCGAGTGGGAGGAGGTCGACTTCGTCTGGATGGTCTCGGGCGAACAGGACATCGTCCTCGTCGTCGACGCCGCGGACACGCGCGGGGTCAACGATCTCATCACGAAAGCCCGCGACCAGGACGAGGTCGTGAGCACGAAGACGCGGTTGATTCTGGACGAGGAACTCGGGTGA
- a CDS encoding nucleoside phosphorylase, whose amino-acid sequence MATQPHLLVDDGELTDIALIPGDPGRVDRIADHCDESETIARNREYKIVNATYEDRDLTICSTGIGCPSAAIAIEEMANVGVETFVRVGTTGALQSELEIGDMIVATGAAKNEGTTKRYEAVEYPAVPDYEVLSALVDAAEAHAAQWAANSANGEPVSGDGGVHVGPIASDDAYYAETDAAVDDWEAAGLLAVEMEAAAVFTLARRRGLRAGAICTVDGNLVEGTQKGTDTEDDELPDKAKNNVGRAIDIALEAATDL is encoded by the coding sequence ATGGCGACGCAGCCACATCTGCTGGTCGACGACGGCGAACTGACGGACATCGCACTCATCCCGGGCGACCCGGGACGAGTCGATCGCATCGCCGACCACTGTGACGAGTCGGAGACGATCGCTCGCAATCGCGAGTACAAGATCGTCAACGCCACCTATGAGGACCGAGACCTGACGATCTGCTCGACCGGGATCGGCTGTCCCTCCGCCGCCATCGCCATCGAAGAGATGGCCAACGTCGGCGTCGAGACGTTCGTCCGTGTCGGGACGACCGGTGCGCTCCAGTCGGAACTCGAAATCGGCGACATGATCGTGGCGACCGGGGCCGCAAAGAACGAGGGGACCACGAAGCGGTACGAGGCCGTCGAGTATCCCGCGGTCCCGGACTACGAGGTGCTGTCGGCGCTGGTCGACGCGGCGGAGGCGCACGCGGCCCAGTGGGCCGCGAATAGCGCGAACGGTGAACCCGTGAGCGGAGACGGAGGCGTTCACGTCGGCCCCATCGCCTCCGACGACGCGTACTACGCCGAAACCGACGCGGCCGTCGACGACTGGGAAGCCGCCGGCCTGCTGGCGGTCGAGATGGAAGCCGCGGCCGTCTTCACGCTCGCTCGCCGCCGGGGGCTTCGCGCCGGCGCGATCTGTACCGTCGATGGCAACCTCGTCGAAGGCACACAGAAGGGGACCGACACCGAGGACGACGAACTCCCCGACAAGGCGAAGAACAACGTCGGCCGGGCGATCGATATCGCGCTCGAGGCCGCGACCGACCTGTGA
- a CDS encoding GNAT family N-acetyltransferase: MVRTLNDPAVRHGGYEGYRTPVSAEDVTAKLEADDRHLFLACRKGTPIGSASLKDIDLEGRKAEPGYWIAPDEQGNAYATEAADLCLTHAFDELGLHEVWARTVGDNDASNRVLEKLGFQREGVIGEHWYGFGRDVDEHRFGLLESERQEFSGAQDRHDHPLAVGSEQSVSVRHRRRTDSVLLSRP; this comes from the coding sequence ATCGTTCGCACTCTCAACGATCCGGCGGTTCGACACGGCGGCTACGAGGGGTATCGAACACCCGTCTCGGCGGAGGACGTCACGGCTAAACTGGAAGCCGACGACCGTCATCTGTTTCTCGCTTGTCGAAAGGGCACACCGATCGGGAGTGCGTCGCTCAAAGACATCGACCTGGAGGGTCGCAAGGCGGAGCCGGGGTACTGGATCGCCCCCGACGAACAGGGCAACGCATACGCGACGGAAGCGGCGGATCTCTGTCTCACGCACGCCTTCGACGAACTGGGTCTGCACGAGGTCTGGGCACGAACAGTCGGCGATAACGACGCCTCGAATCGAGTACTCGAGAAACTCGGATTCCAGCGTGAAGGCGTCATCGGCGAACACTGGTACGGGTTCGGTCGCGACGTCGACGAGCACCGTTTCGGCCTCCTCGAATCCGAACGACAGGAATTTTCTGGTGCGCAGGATCGCCACGATCACCCCCTGGCGGTCGGCTCTGAGCAGTCAGTGAGCGTTCGCCACCGTCGACGCACGGATTCGGTACTCCTGTCTCGGCCGTAA
- the cysK gene encoding cysteine synthase A: protein MERTSEFGVDIDTAESVDELIGETPLVRLDAVADNCFGKIEAANPYSVKDRIARAIVDAAERDGALESGGTVVESTSGNTGIGLAAVSAARGYDCVLTMPSSMSIERRQLLGALGAELELTPAEDGMTGANDRAAEIVADREDAILARQFENEANPAAHRETTGPEIWAATDGAVDAVVAGVGTGGTITGVSEYVKEDRGKTDFTSVAVEPAESPTLSERSTDGHDIQGIGPGFVPDVLRTDLVDEIRSVEAEAAKEAARNLGRDEGLLVGISAGAALAAAAEYASEHPDELTVVVLPDTGERYLSTDLYELQ from the coding sequence ATGGAACGAACTTCCGAGTTCGGGGTCGACATCGACACCGCCGAGAGCGTCGACGAATTGATCGGTGAAACGCCATTGGTGCGACTGGACGCCGTCGCCGACAACTGCTTCGGGAAAATCGAGGCGGCGAATCCGTACTCGGTCAAAGACCGGATCGCACGAGCGATCGTCGACGCCGCCGAGCGAGACGGGGCGCTCGAATCCGGTGGGACCGTCGTGGAATCGACCAGCGGCAACACGGGAATCGGGTTGGCGGCCGTCTCCGCGGCACGGGGATACGACTGCGTGCTGACGATGCCGTCCTCGATGTCGATCGAACGGCGCCAACTCCTGGGGGCACTGGGTGCGGAACTGGAACTCACGCCCGCCGAGGACGGAATGACCGGTGCGAACGACCGCGCCGCGGAGATCGTCGCCGACCGCGAGGACGCGATCCTGGCTCGACAGTTCGAGAACGAGGCCAACCCGGCGGCCCACCGGGAGACGACGGGCCCGGAAATCTGGGCCGCCACCGACGGTGCGGTCGACGCGGTCGTCGCGGGCGTCGGAACTGGCGGGACGATCACCGGCGTTTCGGAGTACGTAAAGGAAGATCGGGGGAAGACCGATTTCACGTCGGTGGCCGTCGAACCGGCCGAATCGCCGACCCTGTCGGAACGCAGCACGGACGGACACGACATTCAGGGGATCGGTCCCGGTTTCGTGCCCGACGTCCTCCGGACCGATCTCGTCGACGAGATCCGCTCCGTCGAGGCCGAAGCGGCCAAAGAAGCGGCCCGGAACCTGGGCCGCGACGAAGGGCTGTTGGTCGGCATCTCCGCGGGTGCGGCGCTCGCGGCCGCCGCCGAGTACGCGAGCGAACACCCGGACGAGTTGACCGTCGTCGTCCTGCCGGACACCGGCGAGCGCTACCTCTCGACCGACCTGTACGAACTCCAGTAG
- a CDS encoding HalOD1 output domain-containing protein gives MTEGRVNESNGCGFGRRIQYERRADEPPSIATALALAQYYGDDVTAASTQLYDYIDPEALDSLFAETNRGGSRATGTVEFEIEDAVVAVRHDRIEVRPSG, from the coding sequence ATGACGGAAGGAAGGGTAAATGAGTCAAACGGATGTGGCTTCGGACGTCGCATCCAGTACGAGCGACGTGCGGACGAACCGCCGAGTATCGCCACTGCGTTGGCGCTGGCTCAGTATTATGGTGACGACGTTACTGCAGCCAGCACGCAGCTATACGACTACATCGATCCGGAGGCGCTCGACAGCCTCTTCGCGGAGACGAATCGTGGCGGATCCCGAGCGACTGGAACCGTCGAGTTCGAGATCGAAGACGCGGTGGTCGCCGTCCGACACGACCGCATCGAAGTGCGTCCGAGCGGATAG